The DNA window ACGACGGTGTAGGTCGTGCCCCAATCGGCGGGGTCGAGGCCGAGGCTCTTCATTTGCTCGGTCGGGCTGGCGCCGGACGAGGCTTGTGAGCTGACCGCGGACGAGTTCTTCTGATCGACCTTGTACCACTTGTCTTGATACTCAACCCACATCTTGTCGCCCTTGGCCAGAAGGCCGAAGTCGAGGACGAAGTCACCCATGCTGAGATTCATCGTCATGTCGACGGCGACGGGATCTGTCGCGCTCTTGCCGGCGGCGTGCATGGTGATGCCCTCTTCGAGCAGCGCGGCTTGAGTGGCATCGGTCACCTTGGTTGCGTCGCCATCGACGTTCAGGGCGACGTCGGCGACGAAAGAAGCGCTCTTGATGGTCGCCATCTTCTCACCGCTTTGTGCGATGAGCTCTTGGCCGCTTACATCTGCGACTGTGGTGGGGCCAGTACTGGCACTTGTCGACGACTCATCGGTGGAGTCGCCGCAGCCCGCGACGAATACCGTCAGCGCGAGAATCACGATCAGCGCAAGCCAGATTGGTAGAACTTTGTGACGCATCACCCTGCCCTCCCTGCACGAGTTTTCTTGCAGTGCGCGCTCACCCCCTGCCTGGCGGGACGAGCTGACGCCAATCTATCGGTCTGAAGTCGACCGGTCTTGAGCGCGGCCGCTCGGTTACTTGCCGGCGCGTCGCGAGATCACGACGGCACGGAAGGGTTCATTGCCTTCAGACGCTGTTTCAACACGTGCGTCGTCGCGCAGGTGCAGATGGATGACCTTGCGCTCGGCCGCCGACATGGGCTGCAGCGCAATGCGGCCACCGTCTCTAGCTACTTTGTGGGCGGTGCGGTCTGCCAGGGAAGTCAGCGCAGATTCGCGACGGCCGCGATAGCCCTCGGCGTCGATGACGATCTGACGTCTGTCGCGTCGATCGCCATTGAGCGCGATCGACGCAATGCACTGGAGGGCATCGATGGTGCTGCCGTGCCGGCCGATGAGCAGGCCGAGGTCGTCGCCCACCACCTCGGCGCGCACTCCCTCGGCGGTCTCGCTTGCTGTGACAACCGCTTCGATCCCCATCAGGTGCACAACCGTTTGGACGAACTCTCGCAGCTCCTCGGTATCGGACGGTTCTCCGAGCGCGTCGTTGGATTGATGTAGCCGGGCTTCAACTTGCGCGAGCATCTTCCCGCGGCCGAAGAGACCGCCTTTGGCTCCCTCTTCGACCACGATGAATTCGACGTCGCGCTCGTCGACGACGGGCACTACCTTGCGAAGTTGGTCGAGCGCCTTGCGCTTCGCTTCTTCTACCGTTGTCGCGTCGGCGACGGTGGCGAACTCCGTGTCGTCGTCGTGGGCTAGGGGTCCGTAGTCGTCCGGATTCACCATTGCGACCCTCCGTTCGGGGTACGGTGACGACGACCCTTGCGGCGGCTAACTTTCCGCTGGGTCGTTCGCGTCGTGTTCTGTGTTCGCGGCCGCTTCGTCTTGCGCTTCCTTTGCCCGCTTGGTAGCCGCTTGCTTCTGTGCGCGACGTTTGGCTGCCGTTGTGGACGACTTCCCCCCGCCTCTGCCGGAGGCCGTCGCCGCGCCGGAGGGCTTGGTGCCAGAGGCGCTGTTGTCGTCCGTTACCTTCCGCGTCTTCTTCTCGGCAGCGGAGGCACGGCGAGCAGCGGTTGCGGCCTGCTTCTCCTTCTCCGTTCGCGCTTGGTCGCCCTTTTCTTGAGCCGCCACGAGCGCGTCGACGATGCGGCTGCGCCGTGCGGGCTTCTGCGCCTCAGCGGCAGGAACGGTGTGCGGCTTCATCACGCGACGAATGAGCAACTGTTGGCCGATGGTCCAGAGGTTCGTCGTGACCCAGTACACAAAGAGGCCAGCCGGGAAGTTCCAGAGGAAGACGACGAAGACGATCGGCATTGCGCGCATCATCGTCTTCTGCATCTTGTCGGTCTGAGTCGCGAGCATGAGTTCCGTCGAAATGAGCTGCGTCACGACGTAGAAGATGAGCAGCACGTGGTAGGGATCGGGCTCACCGAGCTTGGGGATCCACAGGAACGAAGCATTGGCGAGCGCACTCACCGAGTCTGCGGGCAGGTAGTCCGCACGTCCGCTGATCGCGGCGTACAGGGCGATGAAGATAGGCAACTGAAGGAGGAGCGGCAGGCAGGAGGCAAACGGATTCACCCGATGCTCCTGGTACACCTTCATCGTTTCTTGTTGCAGCTTGGCGCGGTCGTCCTTGTACTTGCGCTGAAGCTCCTTGATCCGCGGCTGCATCGCCTGCAGCGCTTGCGCCGAGCTGTACTGCTTCCAGGTGAGCGGGAAGAGGATCAGCCGTACGATGATCGTGAGGCCGATGATTGACAGGCCCCACGTCCAATGGTCGCTGAGTCCCATGGATGAGAGGAACTCTTCGATGGTGACGAGGACCCAGTGAAGGCCCTCGACGAGTTGCTTGAAGATCGGCCAGCTATACATCAGTGCTCACGTGATGGTCAGTTCTACTTGATGGGTGGAGCGGCGGCACGGGGTCGTAGCCGCCATGGCTGAACGGGTTGCAGCGCAGCAGGCGCCACGTTGCGAGCCAAGCCCCTCTGACTAGGCCGTGTGTGCGCAGCGCCTCGATCGCGTACGAGGAGCACGAGGGGTAGTACTTGCAGCGCTGTCCCAGCATCGGCGAAAGTACATATTGGTACACGCGAATGAGCGCGATGAATGGTTTGGTCACGCCGCGTCCTTCGCTCGAAGACCAGCCCTGTCGAGAAGATCGCGAACGGCTTCGCCCACGAGTCCTGTCTCTCCCTCGCTCTCACGTGCAAGGAGATCGAGCAGTTGTGGCCGAGCGATCAACACGAGATCGTACTCCCCGGAGAGGTTGTGTCTGTTGGCCAAGAAGGCTTCGCGCAGAAGGCGCTTGATCCGGTTGCGGACGACGGCACCGCCGAGCTTCTTCGACACCGAAAGTCCCAGACGCGGGCTCTCGTCATCTCTCGCGTCCGCGCGGCGGAACGCATAGAGGACGAGGAAGCGTGATGCCGTGGAGTTCCCTCGCCGGTAGATCCGCTGGAAGTCTGAAGAGCGCGACAGACGGGAGAGCCTGTGGGGCATCGCTGCCAGGTCGCTACGCGGAGAGGCGCTTGCGACCCTTCTGCCGCCGCTTCTTGATGACCAACCTACCCGCGCGGGTACTCATCCGCTTGCGAAAACCGTGGGTCTTGCTGCGTTTGCGGGTGTTCGGTTGATAGGTCCTCTTCACAGCTTCCTCGCTCGATAGCCGATACTCAGAAGGTGCAGTATAGCTGCGCTTGCAGGGCGCGGTCAATTTGGCCGCAGGGAGTGTCGCCTAAGCTTCCACGGTAGCGTGCCGATACTCATCGCAGGACTCTGTCGGCTAGTCGAGACGCGGGCCATGCTCCTTCAAGGGTCAATCCACAGATTCAACCTGGCGGGGGTGTTGCAGTTTCTCGCTCAGAACGCCTCCAGCGGCATCCTCGAGGTGCGCGACTTCGAGGAGTACGGCTTCATCTACCTCATTCAGGGGCGCGTGGAGGCCATCTCCTTGCCGATCACGGACGAGAAGCTCGGCTCCCGACTGGTGAAAGCCGGCTGCCTCGATGCGCAGCAATTGGCGGAGATCCTCATGGAGGACTCGGGGCTTACGCGTGACGAGAAGAAGCGGAAGCCGCTGGGGCAGCGCTTGATCGAGCATGGCTACACCGACGAATTAACGATTCGCGAAGTGATGGCAAGTCAGACGAACGACCAGGTCTTCGAGCTAGCACACTGGCAATCCGGCGTCTTCCTGTATGACGAGCCCGAGCAGATGCCCACGTTTCAAGTGAAGATCGAGGGCAACGTCCAGGAACTGCTTCTCGAGGCCTATCGTCGCATCGACGAGGGACAGCGTTCCCGCAAAGCAGCGCACGTTGTTGAAAACGAGATCTGTTACGCGTGTCCGCTCGAGGAGCAGTGCACCGAGGAGATCAAGCGGCGTCATCTCAAGCAGGATCTCTGTCTCTGGCGAGACTTGGGGGCTGTTCTGGATGAGGGGTACGACAGGCTCCGAGATGCGCGCCAACTGTATCGATCCAGAGAGGACGATGCTCCGGTCGAGTTGGAGGCGAAGCTTGGTCCCGACTAGGCTCGCGGTGAGTTCTCTGCCCTCACGCTTGTGTCGGAGATGAGCTCTCGTCGTGCGAGCTGACCACAGGCCGCCTCGATGCCACGTCCGGGCGAATGACGGACGGTGCAACTGACTCCGGCGTCGAGGAATCGCGCGCACAGGCGCAGCAAGTGGGCGTGGGATGGCCGCGCGAATCGCTCGCCGGTCTCATTGTAGGCGATGAGGTTGAGGTGGTAGAGCGGCGCTCGAAGGCGTTGAGTGAGAGCGTCCATTTGCACGGCAGTGTCGTTCACTCCAGGCAGCACCACGTACTCAAACATGACCTTCCTGTTCGTCCTCATGACGTATCGTTCGCAAGCGGCGAAGACCGCATCAAGTGGATAGGTATGGTTGAGAGGGACGAGAGAGTCGCGCAGCGCGTCTGTCCCCGCGTGGAGACTGACGGCGAGGTTGAGTTGAAGGGGCTCGCCGGCCAGCCGCTCGATGCCGGGTACGACGCCCGCTGTGGACAAAGACATGGCGCGGGCCGCCAGATGGAAGCCGTCCGGGTCATTGAGAAGCCGGCAAGCACGTAGAGTCTCTTCGTAGTTGTGAAACGGCTCGCCCATCCCCATGAAGACGACGTTCGTGATATGTCCCGAGCTCAGATCCCGGAGAGTGCGCGCGTAGTGGAGCACTTGGTCGACCATCTCTTCGGCCGAGAGCCCACGCCGCAGGCCAGTTCGACCCGAGGCGCAGAAGGCGCAGCCTACCGCGCAGCCGACCTGCGTCGAGATGCAGACCGTTGCGCGCGCGCCGGATCGAATCAACACTGCCTCCACAGCGAGGCCGTCGTGTGTATGAAAGAGCGTCTTCTGTGTCTTGCTGTCTTCGCTCTTCTGATGAAGACTCGGTGTGAGTGAAGCCGGTCGGAGGCGCGTCGACAGGGTCGCCCTGAGGTCTGTCGGTAGAGTCGTGATCTCGGCGAACTCCGTGACGAGGTCTCGAGTCAACGCACGGTAGATCTGCCGAGTGCGGTAAGGGGGTGCGCCGAGGTCCGCTACGACGGCGGCAATGGTCTGGGGATCGATCACGAGTTCCATTGTAGCGACTCGTGTGCGGCTGCCGACAAGGGTTCCGGCTTCCGCTCGCGAATGGATGAGTCTGAGCCGGGAGATTCGTCATGAACGGAATACCGATTATCACGATTGCCGCAGGTGCAGCCGTTGTCGTGTTGCTCCTTCTGCTCGTGCTCTTGATGCTTCGGCGGCGGTCATCACAAAATGCTGGCGAGACTGCTGAGGGACCAACGGAGGGCACGCCAGGGATGCCGTCCTTCCTCGATGAGGCGCCGCAGGACACACTGAGCGGTCTCGGGGCCGTTGAACGCATGGCGGAAGCCGCGCCTCATGAATCCGTGGCTCCGGAACCCGGGTTGCAGGCTGCCGAAAGGCCCGCCGCCGCTCCGGCTGGACTGGAGTGGGGAACGCCTGTGTTGTCGCGACCGATTGCTGATTCAGCGCCGCGGAATGGGATACCGGGACCGACTGTCCCGGCTCTTCCTGATGCGGAGAGCGAGACTGTCGTCCTTCCCGCAGCACCAGGATCGGTAGTCGAACCGTCTGTCTCAGGGGAGGACGCGAGTCTCGGAGTGACTGAACGAGACAGCAATGCACAACAAGTCTCGCCTGGCGAAGCGGTGACTTCGTCAGCTGTGCCTCCGATTCCAGAGGCGGCGATGGGAGTTCACCGTATGGTGCCCCTGTCGGACGTTCTCGTGACAACGAGCACGAAACTGGTCAATCTGGACGATCCAAGAGTGCGGCGCATGCTGACGGATCTCATCAATCTTGAAGTTGACCAGTCTGTGCAGTTTCGTCAGGCGGGCCAGTCGGTGGATGCGATCATGCAGCTGACTGAGGCCGAGAGGATCTCGCGTGCTCTGGGTCTCCATGAGTCAACCCACCGCATACACGAGATGATCGAGGATCTCCAGCGCGACGCCTAGCTGGGCGGCGTCACATGCCAGCTAGTTCGTGAGACTCTGCAGTGGCGCCGGAATGCGCCCTCCGCGCGCGATGAATCGGTCGTTGCCGAAGCGGTTGACGGCCATCACCGGCGCTTCCCCGAAGAGTCCGCCGAGTGTGACCCAATCGCCGACTTGCTTTCCATGGGCAGGGATAAGGCGGGCACCGGTTGTCTTCGAGTTAATCATGCCGATTGCCATGACGTCGGCGATTGTTCCGGCGAGAGCGTTGCGTGGCGTGTCGCCGGGGACAACGATCATGTCGAGACCCAACGAGCACACAGCCGTCATTGCCTCGAGCTTCTCTATGCTCAGTGCTCCCTCTGCCGCGGCTCGCGCCATTGCGGCGTCTTCGCTTACGGGAATGAATGCGCCTGACAGACCGCCCGTCGACGACGTAGCCATCGTGCCGCCCTTCTTGACGGCATCGTTGAGCATAGCGAGGGCCGCCGTGGTTCCTGGCGCTCCAGCGTACTCGAGTCCCATGCCTGCGAGGATCTCGGCGATCGAATCGCCGACCGCGGGCGTTGGCGCGAGCGAGAGATCGATGATGCCCATCTGCGCATCGAGCATCTGTGATGCCTCGCGTGCCACGAGCTCGCCGACTCTGGTGATCTTGAACGTGGTTCGCTTAATGAGGTCGGCGAGCTCCATGAGGGAGGCCTCTGGGTGGTGCTCGACGACGCTGCGCACGACGCCGGGGCCCGAGATGGCGACGTTGATGCTCACTTCTGGCTCACCGGGGCCGTGAAGTGCGCCCGCCATGAATGGATTGTCCTCTGGGACGTTGCAGAACACGACGATCTTGGCCGCGCCAATGCTGTCATGCTTGGCCGTGAGCTTGGCAACCGCGCGGACCACGTCGGCCATGCGCACGACGGCGTCCATGTTGATACCGGCTTTCGTGGACGCAACGTTCACAGATGAGCATACGCGCTGAGTCGAGCTGATCGCTTCGGGAATGGCCTCGATGAGGGCAGCATCGCCGCGCGTAAAGCCCTTCTGCACCATGCAGCTGAATCCGCCCACGAAGTCGATGTCCACCTCTTGGGCGGCGGCATCGAGTGCGTGGGCCACGGTGACGTACGCTTGGGGGTCGTCGCTGCCGACGATGTGTGCGATCGGTGTTAGCGACACCCGCCGGTTGACAATCGGGATGCCATACTTCTCCTCGAGTTGCCGCGCCACTGAGACCAGTCGTCCTGCGCGGCGCACGATCTTGTTATGGACTCGTTCGGCCACATGTTTGGGGTCGCGGTCCGAGCAATCGTGGAGCGAGATACCCATCGTGATCGTGCGCACATCCAGGTTCTCCGAGCGGATCATGCTCACGGTCTCGAGGATCTCGTGCGCAGTTATGAAGACCACGATTCCTCCGATGCTCAGGAGTGCGCGCGTCCGGCGCGATGCCGCGCCTAGATGCGGTGCATGTACTTGAAGATGTTCTCGTGCTGCACGTGGATCTGGAGGCCAATCTCTTCCCCGGTGCGCTCGAGAGCCGACTTGAGATCTGCCATCGTCGTTTCTGTTTGATCGAACGAAACGAACATGATCATCGTGAACATGCCGTTCGAAACAGTCTGGCTGACGTCGTCGATGTTGGCGTCCTGGTCCGCGACGGTACTCGCTACTCGAGCGAGGAGACCGTGCTTGTCCGGTCCGAGTGCGGTGATGATGATCGTGGTGCGCATGCGAGTCCTCCGGCGGGATGCCGATCGACGCAAACAGGAGGATAGTATACTCGGCAATGAGAGAGAAACCCCCTGCCATTGGTCGCGTGAAGGCGCCACCCTTGGGCACCCGCCTGGATCGTCTGGACCGCCAGTTGTCCCGCCATCTCGCCGTCGTCTGGCCACATCCTCGCTGGGTCTGTGTGCCGCTTGGAGGGTTGTCGTTGGCCGCTAACTACGGCGTGCTCTGGTATGTGATCGCTCTGATTCCGTGGCTCTTGGGCGAGCCGAGGCCCCTCGCGAGAGCTCTCTACATCGCTGTGCCCGTCACGTTGGTCGAGGCCACGGGCTTTCTCATCAAGTTGCGAGTATCTCGCCCTCGGCCTCCCGTGGCCGACCCGTCATTGCGCCAGCAGATTCCCTTGCCGCCAAGCAAGTCGTTTCCGTCGTCGCACGCCAGCATGGCGGTCGTTGGCGCTCTCACCGTGTCGGCGATGTATCCGGCGTTCGCGCCCGTGCTTGCTGCGCTAGGGCTTGCTCTCTGCTTCAGCCGCGTGTATCTCGGCGTGCACTACCTTGGCGATGTGCTGGGCGGTCTCGGATACGGTCTTGTCTTCGGTCTGGCGTGGACTCTCGTCGTTCCCGCTCCCGTGTGATGATGAGCGGCCGTCGGCCAAGGAGGGAACGGTTTGCGCCGATCGCGGCGGCGCTGCTGGCGGCAGTGCTTGTGGCATTGGCCGGGGTTCTCGCCGGCTGCTCGATGTCGTCGCCGGTGTCGCCGGAGGCCACGAGCCGGCCATCGCAAGAGGTCGGCACCAGTCCTTCCGGGACGATTGCGCACGCGACCGCCAGGGCGTTCGCCGAGCAAATCCATCCGAGGACGGCGGACACGTGGGGGGAGATCCGTGCTCGGGAGTTCGTGGTCGGTACGTTTCAGCAATACGGCTATGAGCCGTCTCTGCAGGAGTTCATCGTCCACGACAACGGACGGCGTCTGCACTCCGCGAACGTACTCGTGGTCAAAGAGGGGGAATCGGCGGAGCGGCTGGTGATTGGCGCTCACTATGACGCCGCGGCCGGTGAGGGATACACGGACGACGCTGTTGGGACAGGGCTGCTTATGGAGTTGGCGGCGCGCATGCGCGCGTTGGAGACACCGTACACGCTCGTCTTCGTTGCCTACGGGGCCGAGCAGCGAAGCCGCCTCGGCTCGAGGCACTTTGTGGAGGCCATGTCCAAGGTCGAGCGGAGTGCGGTTCTCGGAGTGATCGACCTGGATGCCGTGGCGGGCGGCGACGAGTTGTTCGTATACAGTCAGCCCGAAGCCGCTACCTGGCTTCGTGACGACATCCTCGCCGCCGCTCAGGATCTAGGCGTGGAACTTGGGCCGCCGCCAGCGCGCGGCGATCTTATGGCAGGAACGGCCGATCTGCCGGGAAGCGCTGCGACGTTTGTCGAGGCGGGCATTCCTGCTGCTACACTCACGGCGACCTCCTGGACGGCCGGGCGCAAGGATGGCGGCACGCAGACGTCAGCGCAGGGACAACTGCGAGGTACCGCAAGAGACAGCGTGCAGTTCGTTGAGAGCAAGTTCCCGGGCAGGGTCGAGGCGCAGCTTGCGGATCTCTCGCAGCTCCTCGAGATCGTCCTTACCAGCAGACTGGAGAAGCGTCCGTGAAACTAGGAATAGTCGGCCTCCCCAACGTGGGTAAGACTACGTTGTTCAACGCGCTCACACACGGCCACGCTGCGGCGACTGCCTACGCCTACACCTCAGCTGAGTCTAATCTGGGCGTCGTCGCGGTTCCCGACGAGCGACTCGATCGCCTTCACGCGGCGTTGGAGACACCGAAGAAGGTGAACGCGACGATCGATGTCGTCGACATCGCCGGTCTCGCCGAAGGGGCGAGCCAGGGCGAGGGGCTGGGCAATCGGTTCCTCGCAGATATTCGCGGCGTCGACGCCGTGGCGCAGGTCATTCGCGCCTTCAAGAATCCTGATGTGGCTCATGTCAGGGATTCGGTTGATCCGCGCGCCGATGTGGAACTCGTCGAGACCGAGCTTGTCTTGAGCGACTTGGAGCTGGTTGAGCGGCGTGTTGAGAAGACCCGCAAAGCGGCACGCAGCGGAGACCGTTCTGCACAGCGCGAACTGGCGGCGCTCGAGGGGCTTGCCGTCGCCTTGCAGCAGGGGAGGCTGGCACGTACCGTGGAGCGCGCCCCGGAGGATGCCGGGCTCTTCCGAGAGCTCGCTCTCGTCAGCGATCGTCCCGTCCTGTTCGTCCTCAATACGGACGACGATGAAGGTGAAGCAGAGGCGTTGACCGAGCACTCGCGGTTCGTTGAATGGGCGCAAGCGCGAGGCGATCGTGTGGTGGCTCTTGCTGCTCGGCTTGAGTGTGAGCTGGCTGACCTCGAGCCCGAGGAAGCTGTCGAATTTCGTGGCGAGCTCGGGGCCGACGAGGAGGGAGCCGTGGACGCCTTCCTGCGCGCGGCCTACGAGGTGCTCGGGTATGTCACCTTCTTCACGGGCGATTTCCGAAGCAGCGAATCGCGTGCCTGGCAGTTGCCGCGGGGATGGACGGCCAAGCAGGCTGCGGGGCGCATCCACACCGACATCGAACGTGGTTTTGTCCGCGCCCAAGTGGTCAACATCGAGAATCTCATCGCGTTGCGGTCGTTCCACGCCGCGCGGGAGAAAGCGCTGGTTGCCACAGAGGGAAAGGCGTACATCGTGCAAGACGGCGACGTGATCAACTTCATGCACACGGCGTGAAGCGGAACTAAGAATCTGCGGGAGGTTTGTCGCGTTGGTGGATGAGGCGCGTGATCGGGCAGACGAGAGTCGGGGCGAGGAGCCCGTTAGCGACACGGTCACCGTACGCAGCTTGATCGGGGACCCTGGCGTCTATGCGCTCGCGTTTGGCTTGCTCGGGCTCCTGCTGTATCCGGCCCTCATCGGTGAGCCGTTCTGGCGGACGGCGCTCGTTCTGTGCGACCTCGGGGCAGTCATCTTGGGTCTCTGGGCTGTGTGGCGTTGGCGGCGAGGCCGGGGACATGCCGATCTGGCCGTGGGTGCGTTCTTGGCCGCTGGCGTCGGTTTCTACCTCTATGTTGCCAGGACGACTGGCGTCGTGCCTTTGCCGGGCGGCAGCTGAAGCACTTCTCTCCCCTCGGTCGAGGAGCTCGCGAGCATAGTTCTCAGTCTCATGTAGACGCTTCTGGCGAGTCGCCAGCGAAGCGCTGGCAATCGAGTCGGTCGTGGCGCTCATTCGTTCGAAGATCGGGATGAGGCTGCTGCGTTGTTGTCTTGGGGCAGTCACGGGCGAACGCCTCGGGGGTTTCGAGTCCACGATTGGTCTTGACCGCCCCGAGGCGTTCGCCGTCAGTCTCGCCTATATCGGTCTAGCTATCATCGCGGCCGTTGCCATCTCGATGAATCGCGACGTGACGAAGGTCATGCGCCTGGTGTCGGAACGGTCCTCACCCGGGAGCTCAGCTCTTTGTCCAGCTGATAGAGGCCAGCGGGGTGCTCGCCAGCCATCGTAAACTTGTGGACAAGGTCGCTGGCGCTTTCCTCCTCCTCGACCTGCTCGGCGATGAACCACTGTAAGAAGTTGTAGGTGGCGTGGTCCTTGATCTCCAGCGCCAGCGATGCGATGGCGTGAATTCGCGACGTCACTTGTTCCTCGTGTGCGAGGGCGTCGGTGAACATGGCCAGACCGTTCTCCCACGACGAGGGCGGCTTGGCGATCGCCTCCAGGACTACTCGCCCGCCACGCGTCGTCACGTAGTCGAACATCTTCTGCGCGTGATCCAGCTCCTCGTGGTACTGAATGGTCATCCAGTTCTGCCCACCAGGCATGCCTAGCTCGGCGAACTGTGCCGCCATCGACAAATAGAGGTACGCCGAGTACTGCTCCCAGTTGATCTGCTCGTTGATCGCCTCCTGCATTCTTGAATCGAGCATGGGACTCTCCTTGTTCATCAGGGTGCGGGGTTGCTGAATCGCTACGCTCGCTGCTGCAGGTCGTATCTACCCGGCTGAGGGGGCGAGACAACACCGCACGCAACGACAAGCTACGACTGGCTGGCGGAGCGACATGGGAGTCGAACCCACCCAGGACGGGAACACCGCCCCGCAGACGGTTTTGAAGACCGCGGCAGTCACCGGACCACGAGTCGCTCCATGAACATCATCGCACGGCAAGCGCCACGCGTCACGCGGGGCGGGATGCGCTAGCGCGTCTTGCGTCCGCCCCGCCGTTGCCGAGTTGCCGGCGTCTCGGTGCCGCGCGTGGACATGCTGCGCCGCGCCTTGGCTGTCTTCTGTGCCTTCTTCTCGCCCTTCACCTGGGCAACGGCGGCTTCGTTCGTCGGCTTTACGATGAGCATGACGTAAATGATGATCGCCGGGGCGATGGTCATGAAGAGCGCGTACTTGACGACGAGAGCACTCATTGACAGGGCGAGGCCCAGGAGTATGAGTGCCGTGAGTTGGAGCTTTCGCACGTCGGCGATGGCAAACGAGCGGCCGCGAATCCAGAAGTCGTATGCATCGGCGACCATGACCAGACACACAACCGCCGAGATGAGCACGGAGGCGACGAGGATGATTCGATTCCAGCCGACGAATTCGTCGCCGATGAGGTACTTCACGACGAGCCCGAAGCAATACAAACAGCTGAGCGTGAGAATGGCCAGCGCTCCGGCGCGGAACATGCGCTGGCCTGCGGGGAGATCGCGAAACGCGCTCTTCGGCGGTTCTGCCATGGTGCGGATGATACAGCGTTGAGGGACGCGGTGCTTGGAGGTGCGTCCTACCGGCGCCGGCGTGCGACGCGCACGTCTCCTTTGCGCAGGGTTAGGCCTTCACGGTCGAAGAGTTCCAGGAGCGCTTGGGCGTTGCGCCGCCCACACGACATTCGATCGCGGAAGGAGGCGAGAGTCACCTCTCCAACCGTGGTGAGCATGGCGTGGAGGGCATCACGCGCGCTGTTCACGGCGGAGGTGTCAAACCACAGATCACGGTCAACACGCACCACCTCATCACGCCGCGCGAGCGTCTCGAGAACCTGAGTGATGTCTCGTGGCGATCGGTGGAACTCCTCGGCGAGCAGTGCCAGCGTGGGAGGAGCGAACGGCTCCCGGCGCAGACGGGACTTGAGAAGGGTTGCCAGGGCGGCCTGATCCTCGCTGAGAACACCGGCCCCCGAAGGTGCGAAGCCGCCCTCGCCAGTGATGAGCACTCCGTCAGCGCGCATCCTCTGAAGGAGAGTCTCGACGTCGGGCAGGGGAAGTTCCGGGATGAGAGCAGCGAGTTCGGCGGCAGCGGTGAAGGGGCGTTCAGGATGAGCGTTAGCCCTCTCACGGGCCGCGGCAAGGAGTGCTCGTCTCAGGCCATCGAGCAGGCCGGCGCGGAACCAGCGGTCGTTGACGCCCACGCTCCTCGGCGCGTCTCCCGCCGGTGCAAGCCGGCTCGACTCAAGCTCGCCGGCGGCCTCTGCGGCGGCGAGCGCGGCGGCGCTTTCTCTGGCGCCGAAACCGCCGCCGAGCAGGTCTGCCGCGGTGAAGCCGCTCGTGCCCGCGTCTGCGGCGAGCGCGGCGAGTGCTCGTCGCGCATCGCCCGCCCGGGCGGACAGGAGGAAATCGTTGTGCCGCTCGCGCTCATG is part of the Thermoleophilia bacterium genome and encodes:
- a CDS encoding YidC/Oxa1 family membrane protein insertase, which gives rise to MYSWPIFKQLVEGLHWVLVTIEEFLSSMGLSDHWTWGLSIIGLTIIVRLILFPLTWKQYSSAQALQAMQPRIKELQRKYKDDRAKLQQETMKVYQEHRVNPFASCLPLLLQLPIFIALYAAISGRADYLPADSVSALANASFLWIPKLGEPDPYHVLLIFYVVTQLISTELMLATQTDKMQKTMMRAMPIVFVVFLWNFPAGLFVYWVTTNLWTIGQQLLIRRVMKPHTVPAAEAQKPARRSRIVDALVAAQEKGDQARTEKEKQAATAARRASAAEKKTRKVTDDNSASGTKPSGAATASGRGGGKSSTTAAKRRAQKQAATKRAKEAQDEAAANTEHDANDPAES
- the rlmN gene encoding 23S rRNA (adenine(2503)-C(2))-methyltransferase RlmN encodes the protein MIDPQTIAAVVADLGAPPYRTRQIYRALTRDLVTEFAEITTLPTDLRATLSTRLRPASLTPSLHQKSEDSKTQKTLFHTHDGLAVEAVLIRSGARATVCISTQVGCAVGCAFCASGRTGLRRGLSAEEMVDQVLHYARTLRDLSSGHITNVVFMGMGEPFHNYEETLRACRLLNDPDGFHLAARAMSLSTAGVVPGIERLAGEPLQLNLAVSLHAGTDALRDSLVPLNHTYPLDAVFAACERYVMRTNRKVMFEYVVLPGVNDTAVQMDALTQRLRAPLYHLNLIAYNETGERFARPSHAHLLRLCARFLDAGVSCTVRHSPGRGIEAACGQLARRELISDTSVRAENSPRA
- the jag gene encoding RNA-binding cell elongation regulator Jag/EloR — protein: MVNPDDYGPLAHDDDTEFATVADATTVEEAKRKALDQLRKVVPVVDERDVEFIVVEEGAKGGLFGRGKMLAQVEARLHQSNDALGEPSDTEELREFVQTVVHLMGIEAVVTASETAEGVRAEVVGDDLGLLIGRHGSTIDALQCIASIALNGDRRDRRQIVIDAEGYRGRRESALTSLADRTAHKVARDGGRIALQPMSAAERKVIHLHLRDDARVETASEGNEPFRAVVISRRAGK
- the yidD gene encoding membrane protein insertion efficiency factor YidD; this translates as MTKPFIALIRVYQYVLSPMLGQRCKYYPSCSSYAIEALRTHGLVRGAWLATWRLLRCNPFSHGGYDPVPPLHPSSRTDHHVSTDV
- a CDS encoding DUF4388 domain-containing protein encodes the protein MLLQGSIHRFNLAGVLQFLAQNASSGILEVRDFEEYGFIYLIQGRVEAISLPITDEKLGSRLVKAGCLDAQQLAEILMEDSGLTRDEKKRKPLGQRLIEHGYTDELTIREVMASQTNDQVFELAHWQSGVFLYDEPEQMPTFQVKIEGNVQELLLEAYRRIDEGQRSRKAAHVVENEICYACPLEEQCTEEIKRRHLKQDLCLWRDLGAVLDEGYDRLRDARQLYRSREDDAPVELEAKLGPD
- the rpmH gene encoding 50S ribosomal protein L34 — its product is MKRTYQPNTRKRSKTHGFRKRMSTRAGRLVIKKRRQKGRKRLSA
- the rnpA gene encoding ribonuclease P protein component, whose protein sequence is MPHRLSRLSRSSDFQRIYRRGNSTASRFLVLYAFRRADARDDESPRLGLSVSKKLGGAVVRNRIKRLLREAFLANRHNLSGEYDLVLIARPQLLDLLARESEGETGLVGEAVRDLLDRAGLRAKDAA
- a CDS encoding DUF6612 family protein, which translates into the protein MRHKVLPIWLALIVILALTVFVAGCGDSTDESSTSASTGPTTVADVSGQELIAQSGEKMATIKSASFVADVALNVDGDATKVTDATQAALLEEGITMHAAGKSATDPVAVDMTMNLSMGDFVLDFGLLAKGDKMWVEYQDKWYKVDQKNSSAVSSQASSGASPTEQMKSLGLDPADWGTTYTVVGTETLDGTEVYHVHATADPEKVAAAVVNAMNDPDLAKKLGDEDAASQLEQALSQTSTDTEQLKKMLKDVSVDYWIGVDDMLTHKMAFAATLDTTGQKDMDGVTAMSISMTATMNDFNEPVTVTAPAKSQSFDKLTEQVLGGMTGF